In Candidatus Baltobacteraceae bacterium, one genomic interval encodes:
- a CDS encoding glycosyltransferase family A protein, producing MRLSIVIATKDRAEYLDRALASFGKQIGAPPFEVIVVDNGSTDATAQVVERAKKVCPFEVDYVFEERPNRAAARNRGIAVARGHLVLFCDDDVYAPPGFLAAHEAAHTSSNLVVNGPILNVPSYHDRPKPSPANYSRAFVCTCNVSIPKAALDAVGGFDAQFNLYGWEDTDLGVRLRDVGLRWSFAWDAYIWHIKPPHDDTLEVQLSKAIEKAKMAARFVRKNPSARVRSATGAYRFNLLRAKALSPLLPVYAGVATDERFPPAVRAMATSQLLDGVYTQELARALDGR from the coding sequence ATGCGCCTCTCGATCGTCATCGCCACGAAAGACCGCGCCGAATACCTCGATCGCGCGCTCGCGTCGTTCGGCAAACAGATCGGCGCGCCGCCGTTCGAAGTGATCGTCGTCGACAACGGTTCGACCGACGCGACGGCGCAGGTCGTCGAGCGAGCGAAAAAGGTTTGCCCGTTCGAGGTCGACTACGTTTTCGAGGAGCGGCCCAATCGCGCCGCGGCGCGCAACCGCGGCATCGCCGTGGCGCGCGGCCATCTCGTGCTCTTCTGCGACGACGACGTGTACGCGCCGCCCGGATTTCTAGCCGCGCACGAGGCGGCGCACACTTCGAGCAATCTGGTGGTCAACGGTCCGATTCTCAACGTGCCGTCGTATCACGATCGGCCCAAACCGAGCCCCGCCAATTACTCGCGCGCGTTCGTCTGCACGTGCAACGTATCGATTCCGAAAGCCGCGCTCGATGCGGTCGGCGGCTTCGACGCCCAGTTTAATCTCTACGGCTGGGAAGATACCGATCTCGGGGTTCGTTTGCGCGACGTCGGCCTGCGCTGGAGCTTCGCATGGGACGCGTACATCTGGCACATCAAGCCTCCCCACGACGACACGCTCGAGGTGCAGCTTAGCAAGGCGATCGAGAAGGCGAAGATGGCCGCGCGGTTCGTGCGCAAGAACCCGTCGGCCCGGGTGCGCTCCGCGACGGGCGCCTATCGCTTCAATTTGCTGCGCGCGAAAGCACTCTCGCCGCTATTACCGGTGTATGCCGGCGTCGCGACCGACGAGCGCTTCCCCCCGGCGGTTCGCGCGATGGCGACTTCGCAATTACTCGACGGCGTCTACACGCAAGAACTCGCGCGCGCGCTCGATGGCCGTTGA
- a CDS encoding glycosyltransferase family 9 protein, protein MAVDGRALLLCAGGGLGDSLIASVVARALRTRFARVDAFTLPAHRELLERVAEIDRVHVDDGGDMRAAAQVLQSYAYDACVVTWATSRTARLAQLAAIPIRVGQSRRLYSHRFTHQVAVRSERGDVTTHWSQILLDYARAIGCDASDSVPRVTPTSADEREAGALLESLGIAGAYAILHPANAVATERGLWPTVGWSALGRALRERFGMPLLVSGSAADAEIVAEIARDGGGIDIAGRTSIGAFAALAGRARFFAGITTGSMHVAAAAGAPTVGIFPFQTDTPERWGPTGERTATVRASYPCRPGERKETCPDYACVANLNVPRIVAAVETLLARNEVARRQESNPLA, encoded by the coding sequence ATGGCCGTTGACGGACGCGCGCTGTTGCTCTGCGCCGGCGGCGGTCTCGGCGACTCGCTGATCGCCTCGGTCGTCGCGCGGGCGCTGCGAACGCGATTCGCGCGGGTCGACGCCTTCACGCTTCCCGCGCATCGCGAACTCCTCGAGCGCGTTGCGGAGATCGACCGGGTTCACGTGGACGACGGCGGCGACATGCGCGCGGCCGCGCAGGTGCTCCAGTCGTATGCGTACGATGCCTGCGTCGTTACATGGGCGACCTCGCGCACCGCGCGTCTGGCACAACTGGCGGCGATTCCGATTCGCGTCGGACAATCGCGCCGGCTCTACTCGCATCGCTTCACACATCAGGTCGCGGTGCGCAGCGAACGCGGCGACGTCACCACGCATTGGTCGCAGATCCTCCTGGATTACGCGCGCGCGATCGGTTGCGACGCGAGCGATTCCGTGCCCCGCGTAACTCCCACATCCGCCGACGAACGCGAGGCCGGCGCGCTGCTCGAATCGCTCGGAATTGCGGGCGCGTATGCGATCCTTCATCCCGCCAATGCCGTCGCCACCGAGCGCGGGCTGTGGCCGACCGTCGGGTGGAGCGCGCTCGGCCGCGCGCTGCGCGAACGATTCGGCATGCCGCTGCTCGTCAGCGGATCTGCCGCCGACGCGGAGATCGTCGCGGAGATCGCGCGCGACGGCGGCGGCATCGATATCGCGGGCCGAACCTCGATCGGCGCCTTCGCCGCTCTTGCGGGCCGGGCGCGCTTCTTTGCCGGCATTACGACGGGTTCGATGCACGTAGCGGCGGCCGCCGGCGCGCCGACCGTCGGGATCTTTCCGTTTCAAACCGATACCCCCGAGCGCTGGGGTCCGACCGGCGAACGCACGGCGACGGTGCGCGCGAGCTATCCGTGCCGGCCCGGCGAGCGCAAAGAAACCTGTCCCGATTACGCCTGCGTCGCCAACCTGAACGTCCCGCGGATCGTCGCCGCCGTCGAGACGTTGTTGGCGCGAAATGAAGTAGCTCGGCGGCAGGAGTCGAATCCGCTTGCCTAA
- a CDS encoding DUF3566 domain-containing protein yields MVTRLRSMNIVQWALVSGLIYAFLGLLIGLFWIPFAATMAAFPTARGGPMPGAGLGIFAIVLFPILYFILGFIFGIIFSAIYNLVARWTGGVEITLDSVGAGTVPPLA; encoded by the coding sequence ATGGTCACGCGTTTGCGCAGCATGAACATCGTGCAATGGGCGCTGGTCTCGGGGTTGATCTATGCGTTTCTCGGCTTACTCATCGGCCTTTTTTGGATCCCGTTCGCGGCCACGATGGCCGCGTTTCCCACCGCGCGCGGCGGCCCGATGCCCGGCGCCGGGCTCGGTATCTTCGCGATCGTCCTCTTCCCGATTTTGTACTTCATTTTGGGTTTTATCTTCGGAATTATTTTCTCCGCGATCTACAATTTGGTCGCACGCTGGACGGGCGGCGTCGAGATCACGCTCGACTCGGTCGGCGCCGGCACCGTTCCGCCGCTCGCGTAG